One Drosophila santomea strain STO CAGO 1482 chromosome X, Prin_Dsan_1.1, whole genome shotgun sequence DNA segment encodes these proteins:
- the LOC120457067 gene encoding uncharacterized protein LOC120457067 isoform X2 produces the protein MYMNDIYVAIRTAVNEVVDEKMLQLNATVNRMVEERVTNILEHQLHKGSLAGRSGSVGRKRDMDSLLSSKDKEHKAARPAAPVESISSLRFSNLKYGRSKRHNPSTKEHVTFAPDDQLTKRNRAKAQKITVMPSHRENQLKGTASNSDSNPNQSPPMATTPAPLSMDHNKLDEDDYDNFSDVEEPSILSMAAKYLKKLEDARRRKHLQ, from the coding sequence ATGTACATGAATGACATCTACGTGGCCATCCGGACGGCGGTCAACGAGGTGGTGGACGAGAAGATGCTGCAGCTCAACGCCACCGTCAATCGAATGGTCGAGGAGCGGGTGACCAACATACTGGAGCACCAATTGCACAAGGGCTCGTTGGCCGGACGCAGTGGCTCCGTGGGCAGGAAAAGGGATATGGATTCCCTGCTCTCCAGCAAGGACAAAGAACACAAGGCAGCTAGGCCAGCTGCTCCAGTGGAATCCATAAGCTCACTGCGATTTTCCAATCTCAAATACGGACGCAGCAAGAGGCATAATCCCAGCACCAAGGAGCACGTGACCTTCGCACCCGACGATCAGCTGACCAAGAGGAACCGCGCCAAGGCACAGAAGATCACCGTGATGCCCAGCCATCGGGAGAACCAGCTGAAGGGCACCGCCTCCAACAGCGACAGCAATCCCAACCAGAGTCCACCGATGGCTACAACTCCAGCGCCACTCAGCATGGATCACAATAAGCTGGATGAGGACGACTACGATAACTTCTCCGATGTGGAGGAGCCCTCCATTCTCAGCATGGCTGCCAAGTATCTCAAGAAACTCGAGGATGCCCGCCGTCGAAAGCATTTGCAGTAG
- the LOC120457067 gene encoding uncharacterized protein LOC120457067 isoform X1 produces the protein MSKATKLRFALITEDALDKLRPRSQSENTRSMYMNDIYVAIRTAVNEVVDEKMLQLNATVNRMVEERVTNILEHQLHKGSLAGRSGSVGRKRDMDSLLSSKDKEHKAARPAAPVESISSLRFSNLKYGRSKRHNPSTKEHVTFAPDDQLTKRNRAKAQKITVMPSHRENQLKGTASNSDSNPNQSPPMATTPAPLSMDHNKLDEDDYDNFSDVEEPSILSMAAKYLKKLEDARRRKHLQ, from the coding sequence ATGTCGAAGGCAACCAAGCTGCGATTCGCACTGATCACCGAGGATGCGCTGGACAAGCTGAGGCCTCGCTCCCAGTCCGAAAATACGCGTTCCATGTACATGAATGACATCTACGTGGCCATCCGGACGGCGGTCAACGAGGTGGTGGACGAGAAGATGCTGCAGCTCAACGCCACCGTCAATCGAATGGTCGAGGAGCGGGTGACCAACATACTGGAGCACCAATTGCACAAGGGCTCGTTGGCCGGACGCAGTGGCTCCGTGGGCAGGAAAAGGGATATGGATTCCCTGCTCTCCAGCAAGGACAAAGAACACAAGGCAGCTAGGCCAGCTGCTCCAGTGGAATCCATAAGCTCACTGCGATTTTCCAATCTCAAATACGGACGCAGCAAGAGGCATAATCCCAGCACCAAGGAGCACGTGACCTTCGCACCCGACGATCAGCTGACCAAGAGGAACCGCGCCAAGGCACAGAAGATCACCGTGATGCCCAGCCATCGGGAGAACCAGCTGAAGGGCACCGCCTCCAACAGCGACAGCAATCCCAACCAGAGTCCACCGATGGCTACAACTCCAGCGCCACTCAGCATGGATCACAATAAGCTGGATGAGGACGACTACGATAACTTCTCCGATGTGGAGGAGCCCTCCATTCTCAGCATGGCTGCCAAGTATCTCAAGAAACTCGAGGATGCCCGCCGTCGAAAGCATTTGCAGTAG